The following proteins are encoded in a genomic region of Leifsonia psychrotolerans:
- a CDS encoding acyl-CoA dehydrogenase family protein — protein sequence MRGVQNDGGPVSLSLSHPASVWNTRLHDVGQCALGFHGDVEAALAWSVEVGHWAPKPGTGSTARLWELLATTAAADVGVARILEPHLDALAILDQVPTGVALDEIGIDEASTWGVYAAEGPECTLTAAEEDGSWILSGIKPWCSLAQVVSHAVVTARTSDGALRLFAVDMKGAGVEAEPGPWHSRGLRHVVSAPVSFSRAPAIPLGPEGWYLTRTGFDWGGIGVAACWWGGAIGIARALYGSALKREPDQLALAHLGAVDTLLSAARATLAEASSAIDDPTTSAETVTLLTRRTRNLVAETVESTLTRVGHALGPGPLTQDEEHARRVADLHLYVRQHHAERDEASLGRKLLARKSTPW from the coding sequence GTGCGCGGAGTTCAGAATGATGGTGGGCCTGTCAGTCTTTCGCTGAGCCACCCGGCCAGCGTGTGGAACACCCGGCTTCATGACGTTGGACAGTGCGCGCTCGGCTTTCATGGTGATGTGGAAGCCGCGCTCGCGTGGTCCGTCGAGGTGGGCCACTGGGCGCCCAAGCCCGGCACCGGAAGCACGGCACGATTGTGGGAACTCCTCGCGACCACCGCCGCAGCGGATGTCGGCGTCGCCCGCATCCTCGAGCCCCACCTTGACGCACTCGCCATTCTGGATCAGGTGCCGACCGGTGTTGCGCTCGACGAGATCGGGATCGATGAGGCGAGCACCTGGGGGGTTTATGCAGCTGAGGGGCCGGAGTGCACGCTGACCGCCGCCGAGGAGGACGGGTCGTGGATTCTCAGTGGGATCAAACCGTGGTGTTCTCTCGCACAGGTTGTTTCCCACGCCGTGGTCACCGCACGCACGAGCGACGGTGCACTTCGGCTGTTTGCGGTCGATATGAAGGGTGCGGGAGTGGAAGCCGAACCAGGCCCGTGGCATTCCCGGGGGCTTCGGCACGTCGTCAGCGCGCCGGTGTCATTCAGTCGGGCTCCCGCCATTCCTCTCGGACCCGAGGGGTGGTATTTGACCAGGACCGGCTTCGATTGGGGTGGTATCGGCGTGGCTGCGTGCTGGTGGGGCGGTGCCATCGGGATCGCCCGCGCCCTGTACGGCAGTGCTCTCAAGCGCGAACCCGACCAGCTTGCGCTTGCTCACCTCGGAGCGGTCGACACGCTTCTGAGTGCCGCCCGCGCAACCCTCGCCGAGGCCAGCAGCGCCATCGATGACCCCACAACTTCGGCTGAGACAGTCACGCTCCTCACCCGGCGCACCAGAAACCTGGTGGCAGAGACTGTGGAGTCCACCCTCACTCGTGTCGGGCACGCCCTCGGACCGGGACCACTGACTCAGGATGAGGAACACGCCCGCCGCGTCGCCGACCTGCACCTCTACGTGCGGCAGCACCATGCCGAACGCGACGAAGCGTCTCTGGGACGGAAACTCCTGGCTCGAAAGAGCACGCCGTGGTGA
- a CDS encoding bifunctional PIG-L family deacetylase/class I SAM-dependent methyltransferase produces the protein MSFDHQDTGTLEAEWVRSPRLSELQSLDLDGLTHLVVLSAHPDDETLGAAGLIARAAGCTAQVSIVVATDGENSHPRSPTCTAAQLSALRRSELREAIGNLAPAARIEFLGIPDGQLREYADTVRHHLTQLVGRHGPEGLVLVAPWVEDGHRDHRAAGMIARAAAHSTGARLVEYPIWMWHWADPDNAAVPWNDMVRLELTEVEHAVKSKALSAHRSQIFPLSDALGDEVLLNPEVQRHFSRPFEVFIVPPGASHQTLESLPEAFFDHFYTGKADPWGVETRWYEERKRAITLASLPRKQFRSGLEIGCSIGVLTGELATRCDAVLAIDISEAPLALARKRLGAVENIAFVRLTTPDQWPDDTFDLIVLSEVGYYWDEAALGRALDKALASLTPDGILLACHWRHPVAEYPLGGDEVHAALRERSDLALLVHHSEDDFLLDVFSRPPGRSVATVTGLV, from the coding sequence GTGAGCTTCGACCATCAAGACACCGGAACCCTGGAAGCCGAATGGGTGCGGTCACCTCGGTTGTCCGAGTTGCAGAGCCTGGATCTCGACGGCCTCACGCACCTCGTCGTTCTGTCCGCGCACCCTGACGACGAAACCCTCGGGGCGGCCGGCCTCATCGCACGCGCCGCCGGATGCACTGCGCAGGTGAGCATCGTTGTAGCGACGGATGGCGAGAACTCGCATCCCCGCTCACCCACCTGTACCGCCGCACAGCTCAGCGCCCTGCGTCGCAGCGAATTGCGAGAAGCGATCGGCAATCTCGCCCCGGCCGCCCGCATCGAGTTTCTCGGTATCCCTGATGGGCAACTGCGCGAATATGCCGACACCGTCAGGCACCACCTGACGCAGCTCGTCGGACGGCACGGCCCGGAGGGGCTTGTGCTGGTCGCACCCTGGGTAGAGGACGGGCACCGCGACCATCGCGCGGCAGGCATGATCGCCCGAGCAGCGGCACACTCCACCGGAGCGCGCCTTGTGGAATATCCGATTTGGATGTGGCACTGGGCAGACCCCGACAACGCAGCGGTGCCCTGGAACGATATGGTGCGCCTCGAGCTGACCGAGGTCGAGCACGCCGTGAAATCGAAGGCGCTGTCCGCTCATCGCAGCCAGATCTTCCCGCTGTCTGATGCTCTCGGCGATGAGGTGCTTCTCAACCCAGAGGTCCAACGTCACTTCTCGCGACCGTTCGAGGTGTTCATCGTTCCGCCTGGCGCATCCCATCAAACACTCGAGAGTTTGCCCGAGGCCTTTTTTGATCACTTCTACACGGGCAAAGCCGATCCGTGGGGTGTTGAAACCCGCTGGTATGAGGAGCGCAAGCGCGCCATAACGCTTGCGTCCTTGCCTCGGAAACAGTTCAGGTCTGGCCTCGAAATTGGCTGCTCCATCGGAGTTCTCACCGGCGAGCTGGCCACCCGCTGCGACGCCGTCCTCGCGATCGACATCTCCGAAGCGCCGCTCGCCCTCGCCCGAAAGCGGCTGGGGGCCGTGGAGAACATCGCCTTTGTCCGACTGACGACTCCAGATCAATGGCCGGACGACACCTTCGACCTCATTGTTCTCTCGGAAGTCGGCTACTACTGGGACGAAGCGGCCTTGGGCCGCGCACTCGACAAGGCCCTCGCTTCTCTCACCCCCGACGGAATACTCCTCGCCTGTCATTGGCGACATCCCGTTGCCGAGTATCCGCTCGGTGGGGACGAGGTGCATGCCGCACTCCGAGAGCGGTCTGATCTTGCCCTCCTCGTGCACCACAGTGAGGACGATTTTCTCCTGGACGTCTTCTCCCGCCCACCCGGTCGGTCGGTCGCCACAGTGACAGGGCTCGTCTAA
- a CDS encoding glycosyltransferase — protein sequence MGRQPIDAILVVVPVQNEEQLLRRCLEALGVAVTRVSTLPSGTLEVDVVLVLDSCDDGSAEIARLSPFHVITIGARSVGAARSAGIDAGLRRLSQSDSRRVWLANTDADSAVPPHWLSHQLALAESGVQLMIGTVRPDPLDLTSAQRAAWESTHVLGEANGHVHGANLGVRADVYLAAGGFAAITEHEDVGLVERIRATSAPEAATDECWVLTSGRPVGRTPGGYARHIREDLSASISEPTF from the coding sequence ATGGGTCGCCAACCAATCGACGCCATCCTGGTGGTTGTTCCGGTCCAGAATGAGGAACAGCTGCTGCGCCGCTGCCTGGAGGCGCTCGGCGTCGCGGTGACTCGGGTCTCCACCCTCCCGTCAGGCACTCTCGAGGTCGACGTCGTGCTCGTCCTGGATTCCTGCGACGATGGCTCGGCTGAGATCGCCCGCCTTTCCCCGTTTCACGTCATCACCATCGGGGCCAGAAGTGTGGGCGCAGCACGGTCTGCAGGAATCGACGCTGGCCTCCGTCGGCTTTCGCAGAGCGACTCCCGTCGGGTCTGGTTGGCCAACACCGATGCCGATTCAGCAGTGCCTCCGCACTGGCTGAGCCATCAGCTGGCGCTGGCAGAATCCGGTGTCCAGCTCATGATCGGCACCGTGCGGCCCGATCCGCTCGATCTCACGTCCGCCCAGCGGGCAGCATGGGAGTCCACGCATGTTCTCGGAGAAGCAAACGGTCATGTGCACGGTGCGAACCTCGGCGTCCGCGCCGACGTGTATCTCGCGGCCGGAGGGTTCGCAGCCATCACCGAACATGAAGATGTGGGCCTCGTCGAACGGATCCGCGCCACCAGCGCCCCAGAAGCGGCCACCGACGAATGCTGGGTTCTGACCTCGGGGCGCCCCGTCGGACGAACGCCCGGCGGTTACGCCCGTCACATTCGCGAAGACCTCTCCGCCTCGATCTCGGAACCGACGTTCTGA
- the nrdF gene encoding class 1b ribonucleoside-diphosphate reductase subunit beta: protein MIDKLKLVSHVDAINWNKIEDEKDVEVWNRLVNNFWLPEKIPLSNDVQSWATLTPAEQQMTMRVFTGLTLLDTIQGTVGAVSLIPDAITPHEEAVYTNIAFMESVHAKSYSSIFSTLCSTKEIDEAFRWSTENQNLQKKAAIIMGYYQGDDPLKRKVASTLLESFLFYSGFYLPMYWSSRAKLTNTADMIRLIIRDEAVHGYYIGYKFQKGLEKETQERRDELKEYTFNLMYELYENEVQYTQDLYDEVGLTEDVKKFLHYNANKALMNLGYEPMFPKTVTDVNPAILSALSPNADENHDFFSGSGSSYVIGKAVNTEDEDWDF, encoded by the coding sequence ATGATTGACAAGCTGAAGCTCGTCTCGCACGTTGACGCGATCAACTGGAACAAGATCGAAGACGAGAAAGACGTCGAGGTCTGGAACCGCCTCGTCAACAACTTCTGGCTGCCCGAGAAGATCCCGCTGTCGAACGATGTGCAGTCGTGGGCCACGCTCACGCCGGCCGAGCAGCAGATGACCATGCGCGTCTTCACCGGTTTGACCCTGCTCGATACGATTCAGGGCACCGTCGGTGCTGTCTCGTTGATTCCGGATGCGATCACTCCGCACGAAGAGGCCGTCTACACGAACATCGCGTTCATGGAGTCGGTGCACGCCAAGAGCTACTCGTCGATCTTCTCGACGCTGTGCTCCACCAAAGAGATCGACGAGGCGTTCCGCTGGTCGACCGAGAATCAGAACCTTCAGAAGAAGGCCGCGATCATCATGGGCTACTACCAGGGTGACGATCCGCTGAAGCGCAAGGTCGCCTCGACCCTGCTGGAGTCGTTCCTGTTCTACTCCGGCTTCTACCTGCCGATGTACTGGTCCAGCCGCGCCAAGCTTACCAACACGGCCGACATGATCCGCCTGATCATTCGTGATGAGGCTGTGCATGGTTACTACATCGGTTACAAGTTCCAGAAGGGGCTTGAGAAAGAGACGCAGGAGCGTCGCGATGAGTTGAAGGAATACACCTTCAACCTCATGTACGAGCTCTACGAGAACGAGGTGCAGTACACGCAGGATCTCTATGACGAGGTCGGTCTGACCGAAGACGTCAAGAAGTTCCTGCACTACAACGCGAACAAGGCGCTGATGAACCTGGGCTACGAGCCGATGTTCCCGAAGACCGTCACCGACGTGAACCCGGCGATCCTGTCGGCTCTGTCGCCGAACGCCGACGAGAACCACGACTTCTTCTCGGGCTCGGGCTCCTCCTACGTGATTGGCAAGGCCGTGAACACGGAAGACGAGGACTGGGACTTCTAG
- the nrdE gene encoding class 1b ribonucleoside-diphosphate reductase subunit alpha — protein sequence MDYHSLNAMLNLYGPNGEIQFDMDKRAAREFFLQHVNQNTVFFHSLRERLDYLVEKEYYEQAVLDAYSFEFITSLNDLAYSKKFRFQTFLGAFKYYTSYTLKTFDGKRYLERFEDRVVMTALGLAQGDEALATALVEEIIAGRFQPATPTFLNSGKAQRGELVSCFLLRIEDNMESISRGINSSLQLSKRGGGVALLLSNIREAGAPIKQIENQSSGIIPVMKLLEDSFSYANQLGARQGAGAVYLHAHHPDIMRFLDTKRENADEKVRIKTLSLGVVIPDITFELAKKGEDMYLFSPYDVERVYGVPFADISVSEKYQEMVDDPRIKKSKMKARDFFQTLAEIQFESGYPYIMFEDTVNAANPIKGRINMSNLCSEILQVNTPTTYNEDLSYDTIGKDISCNLGSMNIALSMDSPDFGQTVETAIRGLNSVSEQSHISSVRSIEDGNDLSHAIGLGQMNLHGYLSREHIFYGSDEGIDFTNIYFYTVVFHALRASNKLAIERGRAFAGFEDSAYASGEFFDKYTDQAWLPATARVAELFETSGVAIPTQADWAELKASVMEHGIYNQNLQAVPPTGSISYINNSTSSIHPIASKIEIRKEGKLGRVYYPAPFMTNDNLEYYQDAYEIGAEKIIDTYAAATQHVDQGLSLTLFFKDTATTRDINKAQIYAWRKGIKTIYYIRLRQLALEGTEVDGCVSCML from the coding sequence ATGGACTACCACTCCCTCAACGCAATGCTCAATCTCTATGGACCGAACGGCGAGATCCAGTTCGACATGGACAAGAGGGCTGCGCGGGAGTTCTTCCTGCAGCATGTCAACCAGAACACGGTGTTCTTCCACAGTCTGCGTGAGCGCCTCGACTATCTGGTCGAGAAGGAATACTACGAACAGGCCGTGCTCGACGCCTACTCGTTCGAGTTCATCACCAGCCTGAACGACTTGGCCTACTCGAAGAAGTTCCGCTTCCAGACCTTCCTCGGTGCGTTCAAGTACTACACCTCGTACACGCTGAAGACGTTCGACGGAAAACGTTACCTCGAGCGCTTCGAGGACCGCGTCGTGATGACCGCCCTCGGACTGGCCCAGGGTGATGAAGCCCTCGCCACCGCGCTGGTCGAAGAGATCATCGCGGGTCGTTTCCAGCCGGCCACCCCCACCTTCCTCAACTCGGGCAAGGCCCAGCGCGGCGAACTCGTCTCCTGCTTCCTGCTGCGCATCGAAGACAACATGGAGTCGATCTCGCGCGGCATCAACTCGTCGCTGCAGCTGTCGAAGCGTGGCGGCGGCGTGGCACTGTTGCTCTCCAACATCCGTGAAGCCGGTGCGCCGATCAAGCAGATCGAGAACCAGTCCAGCGGAATCATCCCCGTGATGAAGTTGCTCGAAGACTCCTTCAGCTACGCCAACCAGCTCGGAGCCCGTCAGGGTGCCGGCGCGGTGTACCTGCACGCGCACCACCCCGACATCATGCGTTTTCTCGACACCAAGCGCGAGAACGCCGACGAGAAGGTGCGCATCAAGACCCTCTCGCTCGGCGTTGTTATCCCCGACATCACCTTCGAGCTGGCGAAGAAGGGTGAGGACATGTACCTGTTCTCGCCGTACGACGTCGAGCGCGTCTACGGCGTGCCGTTCGCTGACATCTCGGTTTCTGAGAAGTACCAGGAGATGGTCGACGACCCGCGCATCAAGAAGTCGAAGATGAAGGCGCGTGACTTCTTCCAGACGCTCGCCGAGATTCAGTTCGAGTCCGGTTACCCGTACATCATGTTCGAAGACACCGTCAACGCGGCGAACCCGATCAAGGGTCGCATCAACATGTCGAACCTGTGCTCCGAGATTTTGCAGGTCAACACCCCGACGACGTACAACGAAGACCTCTCCTACGACACCATCGGCAAGGACATCTCGTGCAACCTCGGCTCGATGAACATCGCGCTGTCGATGGATTCGCCCGACTTCGGTCAGACCGTCGAGACCGCCATTCGCGGCCTCAACTCGGTGTCGGAACAGAGCCACATCAGCTCCGTGCGTTCGATCGAAGACGGTAACGACCTCTCGCACGCCATCGGCCTGGGCCAGATGAACCTGCACGGTTACCTGTCGCGTGAGCACATCTTCTACGGCAGCGACGAGGGAATCGACTTTACGAACATCTACTTCTACACGGTGGTGTTCCACGCGCTGCGGGCCTCGAACAAGCTCGCCATCGAGCGTGGCCGCGCCTTCGCCGGCTTCGAAGACTCCGCGTACGCCTCGGGTGAGTTCTTCGACAAGTACACCGACCAGGCCTGGCTGCCGGCCACGGCGCGCGTCGCCGAGCTGTTCGAGACGTCGGGTGTCGCCATTCCGACCCAGGCCGACTGGGCCGAGCTCAAGGCATCCGTCATGGAGCACGGCATCTACAACCAGAACCTGCAGGCCGTGCCGCCGACCGGTTCGATCTCGTACATCAACAACTCGACCTCGTCGATTCACCCGATCGCCTCGAAGATCGAGATCCGTAAGGAAGGCAAGCTGGGCCGCGTCTACTACCCGGCGCCGTTCATGACGAACGACAACCTGGAGTACTACCAGGACGCTTACGAAATCGGTGCCGAGAAGATCATCGACACCTATGCGGCGGCGACCCAGCACGTCGACCAGGGACTGTCGCTGACGCTGTTCTTCAAGGACACCGCCACCACGCGCGACATCAACAAGGCGCAGATCTACGCCTGGCGCAAGGGCATCAAGACGATCTACTACATCCGTCTGCGCCAGCTCGCCCTCGAGGGCACCGAGGTTGACGGCTGCGTCAGCTGCATGCTCTAG